A genomic window from Camelus ferus isolate YT-003-E chromosome 9, BCGSAC_Cfer_1.0, whole genome shotgun sequence includes:
- the LOC106729612 gene encoding major allergen I polypeptide chain 2, whose translation MMKGPLFVLALLVTRELAFEMVEACPIFYEIFGTVALGRRTLLDKSLDQVNATEPEKAAFGKIQDCYNEAGLTSKFLDLLLMGSITFSSDCTTYAGEDLKEVFQGNISQVIPFRR comes from the exons ATGATGAAGGGACCACTGTTTGTGCTGGCCTTGCTGGTGACCAGAGAGCTGGCCTTCGAGATGG TGGAAGCTTGCCCTATTTTTTATGAAATCTTTGGCACAGTGGCCCTTGGAAGAAGGACACTGTTGGACAAGTCCCTCGATCAGGTCAATGCTACTGAACCGGAAAAAGCAGCCTTTGGGAAAATCCAGGATTGCTACAATGAGGCGGGACTTACCTCCAAGTTCTTGGATCTGCTCCTCATG ggtTCCATCACCTTCAGCAGTGACTGCACCACCTATGCAGGGGAAGACTTGAAGGAGGTTTTTCAAGGAAACATTTCCCAAGTGATCCCTTTCAGGAGATAA